In a genomic window of Burkholderiales bacterium:
- the rpmB gene encoding 50S ribosomal protein L28 gives MARVCQVTGKKPIVGNNVSHANNKTKRRFLPNLQSRRFWVESENRWVRLRVSNAGLRTIDKKGIDVVLADLRERGEI, from the coding sequence ATGGCACGCGTCTGTCAAGTCACGGGAAAGAAGCCGATCGTCGGGAACAATGTTTCCCACGCGAACAACAAGACCAAGCGGCGCTTTCTGCCGAACCTGCAATCGCGCCGTTTCTGGGTCGAGAGCGAGAACCGCTGGGTGCGCCTGCGCGTGTCGAACGCGGGGCTGCGCACCATCGACAAGAAGGGCATCGACGTCGTCCTCGCCGATCTGCGCGAGCGCGGCGAGATCTAA
- the rpmG gene encoding 50S ribosomal protein L33 yields the protein MREKIKLESTAGTGHFYTTTKNKRTKPDKMEIKKFDPVARKHVIYKETKIK from the coding sequence ATGAGAGAAAAGATCAAGCTGGAGTCGACGGCCGGAACCGGCCACTTCTACACGACGACCAAGAACAAGCGCACCAAGCCGGACAAGATGGAGATCAAGAAATTCGATCCCGTCGCGCGCAAGCACGTGATCTACAAGGAAACCAAAATCAAGTAA
- a CDS encoding DUF192 domain-containing protein, translating into MKQLFAALVLVAVSALARGAELPEIPLTIAGHKATAEVASTDPQRATGLMHRRMLPENRGMLFVFPDIAMHGMWMMNTYVPLSVAFLDREGRIINIEDMQPQTQNSHTAAKPAKYALEMNLGWFAKRNIKAGTKVEGLEKAGPAR; encoded by the coding sequence GTGAAGCAGCTCTTCGCCGCATTGGTGCTCGTCGCAGTCAGCGCTCTGGCGCGCGGCGCCGAGCTTCCCGAGATTCCGCTGACCATCGCCGGTCACAAGGCGACCGCGGAAGTCGCCAGCACCGACCCGCAGCGCGCCACGGGGCTGATGCACCGCCGCATGCTGCCGGAGAACCGCGGCATGCTCTTCGTCTTTCCGGACATCGCGATGCACGGGATGTGGATGATGAACACCTACGTGCCGCTGTCGGTCGCCTTCCTCGACCGCGAGGGCCGCATCATCAACATCGAGGACATGCAGCCGCAGACGCAGAACTCGCACACCGCGGCGAAGCCGGCGAAATATGCGCTGGAGATGAACCTCGGCTGGTTCGCCAAGCGCAACATCAAAGCGGGCACCAAGGTCGAAGGACTGGAGAAAGCGGGCCCCGCCCGATAG
- a CDS encoding PsiF family protein: MKGLIAAVCFMLAAAPVFAQDKAKDAEKKSPMAAEKSAKGDKKEPSEKQKAQQERMKDCSAKAGDKKGDDRKKFMSSCLKGGGEMDKKAEATPKQAAQQDKMKACNKEAGEKKMKGDERKAFMKDCLSK, translated from the coding sequence ATGAAAGGTTTGATCGCGGCGGTGTGCTTCATGCTGGCGGCGGCGCCGGTGTTCGCCCAGGACAAGGCCAAGGACGCGGAAAAGAAGTCGCCGATGGCCGCCGAGAAGTCCGCCAAGGGCGACAAGAAGGAGCCGTCGGAGAAGCAGAAGGCCCAGCAGGAACGGATGAAGGACTGCTCGGCCAAGGCCGGCGACAAGAAAGGCGACGACCGCAAGAAATTCATGAGCTCGTGCCTCAAGGGCGGCGGGGAGATGGACAAGAAAGCCGAGGCCACGCCCAAACAGGCGGCCCAGCAGGACAAGATGAAAGCCTGCAACAAGGAAGCCGGCGAGAAGAAGATGAAAGGCGACGAGCGCAAAGCCTTCATGAAAGACTGCCTCTCCAAGTGA
- the ybiB gene encoding DNA-binding protein YbiB, whose amino-acid sequence MALKTLTRRERLSEAVARQTTAALLDGGVPELEQGALLALLDARADEIAELAGCESALSERCFRLRAHPSGVRPVVLAGHIGSADGPNLLPLLALALQRLTLQVVVHGVLGTPGRVVSAQVFRELGLLPSVTLSQAQKELDEAGFAFVPTAVLSPGLADLLALRGRIGFGGFAERLARFVDPFRGEGLTVVAAADERERRLLRGLLRERAGNHLLLDAGHGDPFADPRRRPVLELIRNGRGELLFEAEAGSVRCASNVPRTNDARGTAEWTRAIMRGELPMPLPLVNQIACCLYGAGYTVDMNQAKAIAAVQTGSLLAA is encoded by the coding sequence GTGGCGTTGAAGACTCTCACTCGGCGCGAGCGCCTGTCCGAAGCCGTGGCGCGTCAGACGACCGCGGCCTTGCTCGACGGCGGCGTTCCCGAGCTCGAGCAGGGCGCATTGCTGGCGCTGCTCGACGCGCGCGCCGACGAGATCGCCGAGCTCGCGGGCTGCGAGTCCGCGCTGTCCGAGCGCTGCTTTCGCCTGCGTGCCCATCCGTCGGGGGTGCGCCCGGTCGTGCTGGCCGGCCACATCGGCAGCGCCGACGGTCCCAACCTCCTGCCGCTCCTCGCCCTCGCGCTGCAGCGGCTGACGCTGCAGGTCGTCGTCCACGGCGTGCTGGGCACGCCGGGGCGCGTCGTGTCGGCGCAGGTCTTTCGCGAGCTCGGCCTCCTGCCGAGCGTCACGCTGTCGCAGGCGCAAAAAGAGCTGGACGAGGCGGGCTTCGCCTTCGTGCCCACCGCCGTGCTGTCACCCGGCCTCGCCGATCTGCTCGCATTGAGAGGCCGCATCGGCTTCGGCGGTTTCGCCGAGCGCCTCGCGCGCTTCGTCGATCCCTTTCGCGGCGAAGGGCTGACCGTCGTCGCCGCGGCCGACGAGCGGGAACGGCGGCTGCTACGTGGTCTGTTACGCGAGCGCGCAGGCAACCATCTGCTGCTCGACGCGGGCCACGGAGACCCTTTTGCAGATCCGCGGCGCAGGCCCGTCCTGGAGCTCATACGCAACGGCAGAGGCGAATTACTCTTCGAAGCGGAAGCGGGCAGCGTACGCTGCGCGTCGAATGTTCCGCGCACGAACGATGCGCGGGGCACCGCGGAATGGACGCGCGCGATCATGCGCGGCGAGCTTCCGATGCCGCTGCCCCTCGTGAACCAGATCGCCTGCTGCCTCTACGGCGCCGGCTACACGGTCGACATGAATCAGGCGAAAGCCATCGCCGCCGTGCAGACCGGAAGTCTGCTCGCGGCCTGA
- a CDS encoding urate hydroxylase PuuD yields MGEFIQLGLGRWLHILSGIMWIGLLYYFNFVQVPALAEAAKDGTGAGITKHVAPRALFWFRWGAVATWVMGAAVLGAHFLDAFLFRAAPYYAIGVGAWLGTIMIFNVWVLIWPNQQKILGMKPASDEEKAKARRVAFLASRTNTMLSIPMVFFMVASGGVFRTAVFG; encoded by the coding sequence ATGGGCGAATTCATACAGCTCGGGCTCGGCCGCTGGCTCCACATCCTTTCCGGCATCATGTGGATCGGCCTCCTCTATTACTTCAACTTCGTGCAGGTGCCCGCGCTCGCGGAAGCGGCGAAAGACGGCACCGGCGCCGGCATCACCAAGCACGTCGCACCGCGCGCGCTCTTCTGGTTCCGCTGGGGCGCGGTGGCCACGTGGGTCATGGGCGCCGCCGTCCTCGGCGCGCACTTCCTCGACGCGTTCCTGTTCCGTGCCGCGCCTTACTACGCGATCGGCGTCGGCGCGTGGCTGGGCACGATCATGATCTTCAACGTGTGGGTGCTGATCTGGCCCAACCAGCAGAAGATCCTCGGCATGAAGCCCGCGAGCGACGAAGAGAAGGCTAAAGCGCGCCGCGTCGCCTTCCTCGCATCGAGGACGAACACCATGCTCTCGATACCCATGGTCTTCTTCATGGTCGCGAGCGGCGGGGTGTTCAGGACTGCGGTCTTCGGATAA
- the radC gene encoding DNA repair protein RadC, whose amino-acid sequence MRIVDWPLEERPREKLLAKGPEFLSDAELIAILLRTGIKGMTAVDLAREVLKRFGSLHALLTADKRKFEGIAGLGDAKYAQLHAVLEMSRRALRETLARGAALSSPQAVRDYLRLRLQGKAHEVFVGVFLDAQNRVLEVEELFRGTLTQTSVFPREIVKQALHYNAAAVIFAHNHPSGVAEPSRADEALTQTLKHTLALVDVKVLDHFVVGGDAAMSFAERGLL is encoded by the coding sequence ATGAGAATCGTCGACTGGCCGCTGGAGGAAAGGCCGCGCGAGAAGCTGCTCGCGAAGGGACCCGAGTTCCTGTCGGACGCGGAGCTCATCGCGATCCTGCTGCGGACCGGGATCAAGGGGATGACCGCCGTCGACCTTGCACGCGAGGTGCTGAAGCGCTTCGGCTCGCTGCACGCGCTGCTCACCGCGGACAAGAGGAAGTTCGAAGGCATCGCGGGGCTCGGCGACGCCAAGTACGCTCAGCTCCATGCCGTGCTCGAGATGAGCCGCCGCGCGCTCCGCGAGACGCTCGCCCGCGGCGCGGCGCTCTCGTCGCCGCAGGCGGTGCGCGATTACCTGCGGCTGAGGCTGCAGGGCAAGGCGCACGAAGTCTTCGTCGGGGTCTTTCTCGACGCGCAGAACCGGGTGCTGGAGGTCGAAGAGCTCTTCCGCGGCACGCTGACCCAGACCAGCGTATTCCCCCGCGAGATCGTGAAGCAGGCGCTGCACTACAACGCCGCGGCGGTGATTTTCGCGCACAATCACCCGTCGGGCGTTGCGGAGCCGAGCCGGGCCGACGAGGCGCTCACTCAGACCCTCAAGCACACCCTGGCGCTGGTGGACGTGAAGGTGCTGGACCATTTCGTGGTCGGCGGGGACGCGGCGATGTCGTTTGCCGAGCGGGGCCTGCTTTAG
- the glgB gene encoding 1,4-alpha-glucan branching protein GlgB has product MTNLTDHDIYLFREGSHARLYEKLGCHFVSDDTAHFAVWAPSARSVAVVGDFNGWTAAANELKPRWDGSGIWEGDVSGVKVGAAYKYRIVSPYGSATDKGDPYALYWEEPPRTASRVWKLDYEWNDTDWMRSRALMNGLAAPMSIYEVHLGSWRRGADGKSLTYRAIAHELVEHVKRTGFTHVEIMPITEHPFYGSWGYQTTGYFAPTSRYGSPQDFMYFVDTLHQNGIGVILDWVPSHFPNDEHGLYRFDGTHLYEHADPRQGFHPDWNSAIFNYGRHEVRGFLTSSALFWLEKYHLDGLRVDAVASMLYLDYARKHGEWIPNQYGGRENLEAIHFLRSLNEAVYRDHPDVQVIAEESTAWPMVSRPTYIGGLGFGLKWNMGWMHDTLHYFREDPVHRKYHHGELTFSLIYAFNENFALPLSHDEVVHGKGSLIGKMPGDNWQQFANLRALYGYMWAHPGKKLLFMGGEFGQRREWQHEESLEWWVLQYPDHSGVMHWIADLNRVYASEPALHEVDFEPGGFEWIDAQNGEMSTLSFVRKSRDGRDMILVVCNLTPVPRENFLLGVPQPGFWREMLNSDAACYAGSGVGNSGGAHSSPVPAHGRYHAIRITLPPLSVVYFKHER; this is encoded by the coding sequence ATGACCAATCTCACCGATCACGACATCTACCTCTTCAGGGAAGGTAGCCACGCCCGGCTGTACGAAAAGCTGGGCTGTCACTTCGTGTCCGACGATACCGCGCATTTCGCGGTATGGGCGCCCAGCGCGCGATCGGTCGCCGTCGTCGGCGACTTCAACGGCTGGACCGCGGCCGCCAACGAGCTCAAGCCGCGCTGGGACGGATCGGGCATCTGGGAAGGCGACGTCTCCGGCGTCAAAGTCGGCGCCGCTTACAAGTACCGCATCGTGTCGCCGTACGGCAGCGCCACCGACAAGGGCGATCCGTACGCGCTGTACTGGGAAGAGCCCCCGCGCACCGCGTCGCGCGTGTGGAAGCTCGATTACGAGTGGAACGACACCGACTGGATGCGCAGCCGCGCTTTGATGAACGGCCTCGCCGCGCCGATGTCGATCTACGAAGTGCACCTCGGCTCGTGGCGGCGCGGCGCCGACGGCAAGTCGCTGACCTACCGCGCGATCGCCCACGAGCTCGTCGAGCACGTGAAGCGCACCGGCTTCACCCACGTTGAGATCATGCCCATCACCGAGCACCCGTTCTACGGCTCGTGGGGCTACCAGACGACGGGCTACTTCGCGCCGACCTCACGCTACGGCTCGCCGCAGGATTTCATGTACTTCGTCGACACGCTGCACCAGAACGGCATCGGCGTTATCCTCGACTGGGTGCCTTCGCACTTCCCGAACGACGAGCACGGGCTCTATCGCTTCGACGGCACCCACCTCTACGAGCACGCCGATCCGCGCCAGGGCTTTCACCCCGACTGGAACAGCGCGATCTTCAACTACGGCCGGCACGAGGTGCGGGGCTTCCTCACGTCGAGCGCGCTGTTCTGGCTCGAGAAATATCACCTCGACGGCCTGCGCGTGGACGCGGTCGCCTCGATGCTCTACCTCGATTACGCACGCAAGCACGGCGAGTGGATACCGAACCAGTACGGCGGGCGCGAGAACCTCGAAGCGATCCACTTCCTGCGCAGCCTCAACGAAGCGGTGTACCGCGACCATCCCGACGTCCAGGTCATCGCGGAGGAGTCGACGGCGTGGCCGATGGTGTCCCGCCCGACCTACATCGGCGGCCTGGGTTTCGGCCTGAAGTGGAACATGGGATGGATGCACGACACGCTGCATTACTTCAGGGAAGACCCGGTTCACCGCAAGTATCACCACGGCGAGCTCACGTTCTCGCTGATCTACGCGTTCAACGAGAACTTCGCGCTGCCGCTCTCGCACGACGAGGTGGTGCACGGCAAGGGCTCGCTCATCGGCAAGATGCCGGGCGACAACTGGCAGCAGTTCGCCAACCTGCGTGCGCTGTACGGCTACATGTGGGCGCATCCCGGCAAGAAGCTCCTCTTCATGGGCGGCGAATTCGGCCAGCGCCGCGAATGGCAGCACGAGGAAAGCCTCGAATGGTGGGTGCTCCAGTACCCCGACCACAGCGGCGTCATGCACTGGATCGCCGATCTCAACAGGGTCTACGCCTCCGAGCCCGCGCTGCACGAGGTCGATTTCGAGCCCGGCGGCTTCGAGTGGATCGACGCGCAGAACGGCGAGATGTCGACGCTGTCGTTCGTGCGCAAATCGCGCGACGGCCGGGACATGATCCTCGTGGTCTGCAACCTGACGCCGGTGCCGCGCGAGAACTTCCTGCTCGGCGTGCCGCAGCCGGGCTTCTGGCGCGAGATGCTCAATTCGGACGCGGCATGCTACGCCGGCAGCGGCGTCGGCAACTCGGGCGGCGCGCACTCCTCGCCCGTCCCGGCCCATGGCCGGTATCATGCGATTCGCATAACCCTGCCGCCGCTGTCGGTGGTGTATTTCAAGCATGAGCGCTAA
- the coaBC gene encoding bifunctional phosphopantothenoylcysteine decarboxylase/phosphopantothenate--cysteine ligase CoaBC: protein MTETAKKKLLLGVTGGVAAYKSAELVRRLSERGFEVHVVMTAAACRFITPVTMQALSGNPVYTDMWDARIPDNMAHIELSRDKALIVVAPATADFMAKAANGIADDLLSTLCLARDCPLAVAPAMNRQMWEHPATQRNVAQLRADGVEVFGPASGGQACGEIGMGRMLEAVEIADAVSALLAPKALSGVRMLITAGPTFEAVDAVRGLTNKSSGKMGYSVARAAIDAGAKVTLVSGPTSLAAPAQAERVDVVSAEEMLNAVKARVANADIFVSVAAVADYRPARPSEQKIKKTDAAMTLELVPTTDILGTIAALPNAPFCVGFAAESEKLEEYAEAKRKRKKLPLLAANLAQEAIGADDNQVILFDDDGAHPLPRAAKETVARQLVAHIAKLYGKKRRG, encoded by the coding sequence GTGACTGAAACCGCTAAGAAAAAACTCCTCCTCGGCGTGACCGGCGGCGTCGCCGCGTACAAGTCGGCCGAGCTCGTGCGCCGCCTCTCCGAGCGCGGCTTCGAGGTGCACGTCGTGATGACCGCAGCGGCCTGCCGCTTCATCACGCCCGTGACGATGCAGGCGCTGTCGGGAAATCCCGTCTACACCGACATGTGGGACGCGCGCATCCCCGACAACATGGCGCACATCGAGCTCTCGCGCGACAAGGCGTTGATCGTCGTCGCGCCCGCGACCGCCGACTTCATGGCGAAGGCCGCGAACGGCATCGCCGACGATCTGCTGTCCACGCTGTGTCTCGCGCGCGACTGTCCGCTTGCGGTCGCCCCCGCGATGAATCGCCAGATGTGGGAGCACCCGGCGACGCAGCGCAATGTCGCGCAGCTTCGCGCCGACGGCGTCGAGGTCTTCGGCCCCGCGAGCGGCGGCCAGGCGTGCGGCGAAATCGGCATGGGCCGCATGCTCGAAGCGGTGGAAATCGCCGACGCCGTGTCAGCGCTCCTCGCCCCCAAAGCGTTATCCGGAGTGCGCATGCTGATCACCGCCGGCCCGACCTTCGAAGCGGTCGACGCGGTACGCGGCCTCACCAACAAGAGCTCGGGCAAGATGGGTTATTCGGTCGCGCGCGCCGCGATCGACGCGGGTGCGAAGGTCACGCTGGTGTCGGGGCCGACGAGCCTTGCCGCGCCGGCGCAGGCGGAGCGCGTGGACGTCGTCTCGGCGGAAGAGATGCTGAACGCGGTGAAAGCGAGAGTCGCGAACGCCGACATCTTCGTGAGCGTCGCCGCGGTCGCCGATTACCGGCCCGCCAGGCCGAGCGAGCAGAAGATCAAGAAGACCGACGCCGCGATGACGCTGGAGCTCGTGCCGACGACCGACATCCTCGGCACCATCGCGGCGCTGCCGAACGCACCGTTCTGCGTCGGGTTCGCGGCGGAGAGCGAGAAGCTCGAGGAATACGCCGAAGCCAAGCGCAAGCGCAAGAAGCTGCCGCTCCTCGCGGCGAACCTCGCGCAGGAAGCGATCGGCGCGGATGACAATCAGGTCATCCTCTTCGACGACGACGGCGCGCATCCGCTGCCGCGCGCGGCGAAGGAGACGGTGGCGCGACAGCTCGTCGCGCACATCGCGAAGTTATACGGGAAGAAGCGGCGGGGCTGA
- a CDS encoding superoxide dismutase: MQHELPPLPYAMNALEPHISRETLEFHYGKHHQTYVTNLNKLIQGTEFENMPLEEIVRKSQGGIFNNSAQTWNHTFFWHSMSPNGGGKPTGQLARKIDEAFGSFEEFREKFSAAAVAVFGSGWAWLVRRPDGSVGIETTSNAFTPLTTEAKPLLTLDVWEHAYYVDYRNKRPDFVAAYWNVVNWDFAARNFAA; encoded by the coding sequence GTGCAACACGAACTGCCCCCGCTGCCTTATGCGATGAACGCTCTCGAGCCGCACATCTCGCGCGAGACGCTGGAGTTCCATTACGGCAAGCATCACCAGACGTACGTCACCAACCTGAACAAGCTCATCCAGGGCACCGAATTCGAAAACATGCCGCTCGAGGAGATCGTGCGCAAATCGCAGGGCGGCATCTTCAACAACTCCGCCCAGACGTGGAACCACACGTTCTTCTGGCACAGCATGTCGCCCAACGGCGGCGGCAAGCCCACCGGCCAGCTCGCGCGGAAGATCGATGAGGCGTTCGGATCGTTCGAGGAGTTCCGCGAGAAGTTCTCGGCCGCCGCGGTCGCGGTGTTCGGCTCGGGCTGGGCGTGGCTGGTCAGGCGTCCCGACGGCAGCGTCGGCATCGAGACCACCTCCAACGCGTTCACGCCCCTCACGACCGAGGCGAAGCCGCTGCTCACGCTCGACGTGTGGGAGCACGCGTACTACGTCGATTACCGCAACAAGCGGCCCGATTTCGTGGCCGCATACTGGAACGTGGTGAATTGGGACTTCGCCGCGAGGAACTTCGCGGCGTAA
- the dut gene encoding dUTP diphosphatase, protein MKSIEVKILDARLREQMPAYATAGSAGLDLRACLQSPLTLEPGQTELVPSGIAIHLADPGLAAMILPRSGLGHKHGIVLGNLVGLIDSDYQGQIFVSTWNRGRAAFTIEPMERLAQLVVVPVIQVGFEVVDEFHASSRGAGGFGSTGKA, encoded by the coding sequence ATGAAATCGATCGAAGTCAAAATCCTCGACGCGCGGCTGCGCGAGCAGATGCCCGCGTACGCGACGGCGGGCAGCGCCGGCCTCGACCTGCGCGCGTGCCTGCAGTCGCCGCTCACGCTCGAGCCCGGCCAGACCGAGCTCGTGCCTTCGGGCATCGCCATCCATCTCGCCGATCCCGGCCTGGCCGCGATGATCCTGCCGCGCTCGGGCCTCGGCCACAAGCACGGCATCGTGCTCGGCAACCTCGTCGGCCTGATCGACTCCGATTACCAGGGGCAGATCTTCGTCTCGACGTGGAACCGCGGCCGCGCAGCTTTCACCATCGAGCCGATGGAGCGCCTCGCGCAGCTCGTCGTCGTGCCGGTGATACAGGTCGGCTTCGAGGTCGTGGACGAATTCCACGCGAGCAGCCGCGGCGCCGGCGGCTTCGGCAGCACGGGCAAGGCTTGA
- a CDS encoding CbiX/SirB N-terminal domain-containing protein, whose product MKTGVVLFAHGSRDPEWARPFRAIERKVAQANADKTVALAFLELMQPTLPEAIDRLAAQGCARITIAPLFMAQGAHLKRDLAKIVEEARARHASVELATLPAAGEADTVMGAIAAWIADNVDSKT is encoded by the coding sequence TTGAAGACGGGCGTCGTGCTGTTCGCTCACGGCTCGCGCGATCCCGAGTGGGCGCGGCCGTTCCGCGCGATCGAGCGCAAGGTCGCGCAAGCGAACGCCGACAAGACCGTGGCGCTCGCTTTTCTGGAGCTCATGCAACCTACGCTGCCGGAGGCGATCGATCGCCTGGCCGCCCAAGGCTGCGCGCGCATCACCATCGCGCCGCTCTTCATGGCACAGGGCGCGCATCTGAAGCGCGATCTCGCGAAGATCGTCGAGGAGGCGCGTGCGCGTCATGCGAGCGTCGAGCTCGCAACGCTTCCCGCGGCGGGTGAAGCCGATACGGTCATGGGCGCCATCGCCGCGTGGATCGCGGACAACGTCGATTCGAAGACATGA
- a CDS encoding YaiO family outer membrane beta-barrel protein codes for MRTATYAWLIAGLVCCQGISYAGEGSSLRGLKAPRDSVEAVGLSLAADRTEQGLDLHAAALRDDLAPRLTLYTGTRESLHFAAGHAAYTTSLHQAAGLPASAIPHSPFDPRFTGAPRYTLSSQVTQSLPGGWGVGFGLRQTDYGFATGNLLALSAERYFGNVRGAYTLYSNGANGGGFGAAHRFQVNYLYGERNVVGLAYTTGRDIENMNISAVGLPVADSRDVTLSGRHWLSTNWALTYDVVSQEQSLWNKSRQGLRLGVSRSF; via the coding sequence ATGAGAACAGCGACTTACGCGTGGCTCATCGCCGGTTTGGTTTGCTGTCAGGGTATTTCCTACGCGGGTGAAGGGTCTTCGCTGCGCGGGCTCAAAGCCCCGCGGGACTCGGTCGAGGCGGTGGGCTTGTCCTTGGCCGCGGACCGCACCGAACAGGGACTCGACCTGCATGCTGCCGCGCTGCGTGACGACCTCGCGCCGAGGCTGACGCTGTACACCGGCACGCGCGAGTCTCTCCACTTTGCCGCGGGCCATGCCGCTTACACCACGAGCCTGCATCAGGCCGCGGGACTGCCGGCAAGCGCGATCCCGCATTCGCCTTTCGATCCGCGCTTCACGGGCGCGCCCCGCTACACGCTCTCCAGCCAGGTCACGCAAAGCCTGCCCGGCGGCTGGGGCGTCGGCTTCGGACTGCGCCAGACCGATTACGGCTTCGCGACGGGCAACCTGCTGGCGCTGTCGGCCGAGCGCTACTTCGGCAACGTTCGCGGCGCGTACACGCTGTATTCGAACGGCGCGAACGGCGGCGGCTTCGGCGCCGCGCATCGCTTCCAGGTCAACTACCTCTACGGCGAGCGCAACGTCGTCGGTCTCGCCTACACCACGGGCCGCGACATCGAGAACATGAACATCTCGGCGGTCGGCCTGCCCGTCGCGGACAGCCGCGACGTCACGCTCTCCGGCCGCCACTGGCTCTCCACCAACTGGGCGCTCACGTACGACGTGGTGTCCCAGGAGCAGAGCCTCTGGAACAAGAGCCGGCAGGGCCTGCGCCTCGGGGTGAGCCGCAGCTTCTAG
- a CDS encoding protein-L-isoaspartate(D-aspartate) O-methyltransferase, which yields MDADAQDRYAAEKRAMLDDIARTTRETATETGRDALSDRVMQALARVPRHRLVAAGDERVAYRNQPLSIGQGQTISQPFIVALMTDLLEIKPGDKVLEIGTGSGYQAAVLAELGAKVYSIEIVEPLGREASRRLKELGYASVETRIGDGYQGWPEQAPFDSIIVTAAPPEVPDELTRQLRPGGRLVIPLGPQLGAQTLYLIRKGSDGGVSRRPVLAVRFVPLTGGGK from the coding sequence ATGGACGCCGACGCCCAGGACCGCTACGCCGCCGAGAAGCGGGCGATGCTCGACGACATCGCGCGCACCACCCGCGAGACCGCGACGGAGACCGGCCGCGACGCCCTGAGCGATCGCGTGATGCAGGCGCTCGCGCGCGTGCCGCGGCATCGGCTCGTCGCCGCGGGCGACGAGCGCGTCGCCTACCGCAACCAGCCGCTGTCGATCGGACAGGGCCAGACGATCTCCCAGCCTTTCATCGTCGCGCTGATGACCGATCTGCTCGAGATCAAGCCCGGCGACAAGGTGCTCGAGATCGGGACCGGGTCGGGTTACCAGGCTGCCGTGCTCGCCGAGCTCGGCGCGAAAGTCTATTCGATCGAGATCGTCGAGCCGCTCGGGCGCGAGGCTTCGAGGCGGCTGAAGGAGCTCGGCTACGCGTCGGTCGAGACGCGCATCGGCGACGGGTATCAGGGCTGGCCCGAGCAGGCGCCTTTCGATTCGATCATCGTCACTGCCGCGCCGCCGGAGGTGCCCGACGAGCTCACGCGCCAGCTCAGGCCGGGCGGACGGCTGGTCATCCCGCTCGGCCCGCAACTGGGCGCGCAGACGCTGTACCTGATCCGGAAGGGCAGCGACGGCGGCGTGAGCCGCCGCCCGGTGCTCGCGGTGCGTTTCGTGCCGCTGACCGGCGGCGGGAAATGA